The following coding sequences lie in one Aspergillus luchuensis IFO 4308 DNA, chromosome 8, nearly complete sequence genomic window:
- a CDS encoding NAD(P)-dependent alcohol dehydrogenase (COG:Q;~EggNog:ENOG410PJ3Q;~InterPro:IPR013154,IPR013149,IPR002328,IPR036291, IPR011032,IPR029752,IPR020843;~PFAM:PF00107,PF08240,PF13602;~go_function: GO:0008270 - zinc ion binding [Evidence IEA];~go_function: GO:0016491 - oxidoreductase activity [Evidence IEA];~go_process: GO:0055114 - oxidation-reduction process [Evidence IEA]), with amino-acid sequence MSESTPMFEKWMGLDKESARGQMVWQSFEPKTWEESDLEIRITHCGVCASDICVLRSGWRPTPYPCCVGHEIVGTVVRVGSQVKGLQIGDRVGVGPQSDSCRGRVDGHCVECSTGNEKYCTKLWTGTYAGRYLDGTMSYGGYSLYNRVPAHFAVKIPEKISSAAAAPMLCAGATVYAPLKQYGCGPGKKIGIIGVGGLGHFGILFAKALGADWVSAFSRKASKRDDALKLGADTYIATSEDAGWVTQHSGSLDIIVSTVSSNTFPITDYLKLLRPNGTFVQVGNPEDGPFTFPAGALIGSGLRFCGSKIGNPNELREMFALAAEKNVEPWTEERPMKEANQAILDMDQGKARYRYVLVN; translated from the exons ATGTCTGAATCAACCCCAATGTTTGAGAAATGGATGGGCCTCGACAAAGAATCAGCTCGGGGCCAAATGGTTTGGCAATCCTTCGAGCCAAAGACGTGGGAAGAATCGGACTTGGAAATTCGCATCACTCACTGCGGTGTCTGCGCTTCCGATATTTGTGTGTTGCGAAGCGGATGG CGTCCAACTCCATACCCGTGTTGTGTTGGCCACGAAATTGTGGGCACTGTCGTTCGAGTCGGATCGCAAGTGAAAGGACTTCAAATCGGCGACCGAGTGGGTGTCGGCCCCCAGAGCGATTCATGCCGCGGTCGTGTGGACGGCCATTGTGTTGAATGCAGTACTGGAAATGAGAAATACTGTACCAAGTTGTGGACAGGTACATATGCAGGTCGTTATCTTGACGGGACCATGTCCTATGGCGGATATTCGCTGTACAATCGGGTCCCTGCCCACTTCGCAGTCAAGATCCCGGAAAAgatttcttctgctgctgctgccccgATGCTGTGTGCTGGGGCAACAGTTTATGCACCACTTAAGCAGTATGGTTGTGGACCAGGAAAGAAGATTGGTATTATAGGAGTCGGGGGGCTGGGGCATTTCGGTATCTTGTTTGCAAAAGCATTGGGCGCAGATTGGGTCTCTGCCTTCTCACGCAAGGCTTCAAAGCGCGATGATGCACTGAAATTGGGAGCCGACACTTACATTGCGACGTCTGAAGATGCAGGCTGGGTGACCCAGCACTCAGGTTCCTTGGATATCATCGTTTCGACTGTTTCGTCCAACACGTTTCCGATTACAGACTACTTGAAACTTTTGAGACCTAATGGTACTTTTGTGCAAGTGGGAAATCCGGAGGATGGCCCTTTCACATTCCCTGCAGGGGCGTTGATTGGCTCGGGTCTTAGGTTTTGTGGTTCGAAAATTGGGAACCCCAATGAATTGCGTGAGATGTTTGCGCTGGCAGCGGAGAAGAATGTCGAGCCGTGGACTGAAGAACGACCAATGAAAGAAGCAAATCAGGCCATTCTCGATATGGACCAGGGTAAGGCTCGGTATCGCTATGTTTTGGTGAACTGA